One region of Micromonospora ureilytica genomic DNA includes:
- the rfbD gene encoding dTDP-4-dehydrorhamnose reductase has product MTRLLVTGAGGMLGRDLVTVLRTRPDLKVTAATRADLDVTDRAAVSAAVAGHDLVINAAAWTNVDAAEADEAAATAVNGDAVANLAAACATDGTRLIQVSTDYVLAGNADTPYPEDAPTAPVNAYGRGKLVGEQAVARLLPDTGYVVRTAWLYGAHGPNFVATMLRLADQREHLDVVDDQHGQPTWSHALAERLVALADAALAGHAAPGVYHGTCAGQTTWYGLARAAFTLAGLDPERIRPTTSDRYPRPAPRPAYSVLGHSRWAAVGLPPLPDWHSALVDAFHSPAPPAPWKVA; this is encoded by the coding sequence ATGACCCGACTCCTCGTCACCGGCGCGGGCGGGATGCTCGGCCGGGACCTGGTCACCGTGCTGAGGACACGGCCCGACCTCAAGGTGACCGCCGCCACCCGCGCCGACCTGGACGTCACCGACCGCGCGGCGGTGAGCGCCGCCGTCGCCGGGCACGACCTGGTGATCAACGCGGCCGCGTGGACCAACGTCGACGCCGCCGAGGCCGACGAGGCCGCGGCGACCGCCGTCAACGGCGACGCCGTGGCCAACCTTGCCGCGGCGTGCGCCACCGACGGAACCCGGCTGATCCAGGTCTCCACCGACTACGTCCTCGCCGGCAACGCGGACACCCCCTACCCGGAGGACGCGCCCACCGCGCCGGTCAACGCCTACGGCCGCGGCAAGCTGGTCGGCGAGCAGGCCGTCGCGCGGCTGCTACCCGACACCGGGTACGTCGTACGCACCGCCTGGCTGTACGGCGCCCATGGCCCGAACTTCGTGGCCACCATGCTCCGACTGGCCGACCAGCGCGAACACCTCGACGTGGTCGACGACCAGCACGGCCAGCCCACCTGGTCCCACGCGCTCGCCGAACGACTCGTCGCGCTCGCCGACGCGGCGCTGGCCGGTCACGCCGCGCCCGGCGTCTACCACGGCACCTGCGCCGGGCAGACGACCTGGTACGGGCTGGCCCGCGCCGCGTTCACGCTGGCCGGACTGGACCCCGAGCGGATCCGACCCACCACCAGCGACCGGTATCCGCGTCCCGCCCCCCGGCCTGCGTACAGTGTGCTAGGGCACAGCCGCTGGGCAGCCGTGGGTCTGCCCCCGCTTCCGGACTGGCACAGCGCCCTGGTTGACGCGTTCCACTCCCCCGCTCCACCCGCCCCGTGGAAGGTCGCATGA
- a CDS encoding DUF2304 domain-containing protein, producing MKLTLVTGLTGLLLLGTIVELLRRRQLREKYGMLWLAVLIIVIPLSLFPRLLDNVAELLGVASGVSLVLFLGIVFLLLVCVHLSWEVSALEEETRTLAEDFALLRAEINADRAARDELVSTDG from the coding sequence ATGAAGCTCACCCTCGTCACCGGCCTGACCGGCCTGCTGCTCCTCGGCACCATCGTCGAGCTGTTGCGCCGCCGTCAGCTGCGCGAGAAGTACGGCATGCTCTGGCTCGCCGTGCTGATCATCGTGATTCCGCTGTCCCTGTTCCCCCGGCTGCTCGACAACGTCGCCGAACTCCTCGGTGTCGCCTCCGGTGTCAGCCTGGTGCTCTTCCTCGGCATCGTCTTCCTGCTGCTGGTGTGCGTGCACCTCAGCTGGGAGGTCAGCGCCCTCGAAGAAGAGACCCGCACCCTGGCCGAAGACTTCGCCCTGCTCCGCGCGGAGATCAACGCGGACCGGGCGGCCCGTGACGAACTGGTGTCGACCGATGGTTAA
- a CDS encoding glycosyltransferase family 2 protein, with protein MVNGKRTLIIIPALNESGSIADVVGEVRGELPGVDVLVVDDGSTDRTAAVAAAAGAKVAKLPYNLGVGGAMRLGYRYARDHDYEVAIQIDADGQHDPRYVPKLVDLLDDNDLVIGARFAGEGDYMVRGPRRWAMVMLSAVLSRVAHTKLTDTTSGFRAANRRVIEMFATWYPAEYLGDTVETLVHTARRGYRIRQVPVAMRKRMAGTPSHSPARAMIYLGRAFAVLTLALIRR; from the coding sequence ATGGTTAACGGCAAGCGCACACTGATCATCATTCCGGCCCTCAACGAGTCGGGTTCCATCGCCGACGTCGTCGGCGAGGTCCGCGGCGAGCTGCCCGGCGTCGACGTGCTCGTCGTCGACGACGGCTCCACCGACCGCACCGCCGCCGTCGCCGCCGCCGCCGGCGCGAAGGTCGCCAAACTGCCGTACAACCTCGGCGTCGGTGGGGCCATGCGCCTCGGTTACCGCTACGCCCGCGACCACGACTACGAGGTCGCCATCCAGATCGACGCCGACGGCCAGCACGACCCCCGGTACGTGCCGAAGCTCGTCGACCTCCTCGACGACAACGACCTCGTCATCGGCGCCCGCTTCGCCGGCGAGGGCGACTACATGGTCCGCGGCCCCCGCCGCTGGGCCATGGTGATGCTCTCCGCCGTGCTGTCCCGGGTCGCCCACACCAAGCTCACCGACACCACGTCCGGTTTCCGGGCCGCCAACCGGCGGGTCATCGAAATGTTCGCCACCTGGTACCCGGCCGAGTACCTCGGCGACACGGTGGAGACCCTGGTACACACCGCCCGCCGGGGCTACCGCATCCGGCAGGTGCCGGTCGCCATGCGCAAGCGGATGGCCGGCACACCCAGCCACTCCCCCGCCCGGGCGATGATCTACCTCGGCCGCGCGTTCGCCGTCCTCACGCTGGCGCTCATTCGCCGGTGA
- a CDS encoding lipopolysaccharide biosynthesis protein yields the protein MIQRLLRLIPPGTIAVGAGLGLLGLASYVHLAVAGHSLSKADYSSLSVLWSIVFTLGIGVFMPIEQEVARVVAARHSQGLPPGPVLARGVTVAAVLLAVLVLAVTIGRQPLADKLFAGDGNLVTVLIGALAAMAVAYATRGVLSGLQLFPWYGTQLGIDGGLRIIMVALLGLAGVTSPVWYGLVLVAAPLVSVLLTLPPVLRVIGAGPPVAWATLLRGLGLLTASSLLSQVVVNIGVINVQLLAPADAAAAGALLSALVLVRIPLFVFGSLQASLLPGLATTATTGDQAGFHSLLRRALGIVTALGLTGALGAVLLGPWLVGTLFDAPGVLGHGDFAWLAAATLAYLWAMVLGQALLALDRHRAQALAWTVGVAALIAVTLTPAPVTLRVELAYTIGSVIVAATMATLLLRGGVHRPTTPTRPIAEAVAPATSGGLR from the coding sequence GTGATCCAACGCCTGCTACGCCTGATCCCGCCCGGCACCATCGCTGTTGGTGCCGGGCTGGGCCTTCTTGGCCTCGCCTCCTACGTCCACCTCGCGGTCGCCGGCCACAGCCTCAGCAAGGCCGACTACTCGTCCCTGTCGGTGCTCTGGTCGATCGTGTTCACCCTCGGCATCGGCGTGTTCATGCCGATCGAGCAGGAGGTCGCCCGGGTCGTCGCCGCCCGGCACAGCCAGGGGCTGCCCCCGGGCCCGGTGCTGGCCCGCGGCGTCACCGTCGCCGCCGTGCTGCTCGCCGTGCTGGTGTTGGCAGTCACCATCGGTCGTCAGCCGCTCGCCGACAAGCTCTTCGCCGGTGACGGCAACCTGGTCACCGTGCTGATCGGCGCACTCGCCGCGATGGCCGTCGCCTACGCCACCCGCGGTGTCCTCTCCGGCCTGCAACTGTTCCCCTGGTACGGCACCCAACTCGGGATCGACGGCGGCCTGCGCATCATCATGGTGGCCCTCCTCGGGCTGGCCGGAGTGACCTCCCCCGTCTGGTACGGGCTGGTGCTCGTCGCCGCCCCACTGGTCAGCGTCCTGCTCACCCTGCCGCCGGTGCTACGCGTCATCGGTGCAGGCCCGCCGGTCGCCTGGGCCACCCTGCTGCGCGGCCTCGGCCTGCTCACCGCCTCCAGCCTGCTCTCCCAGGTCGTGGTGAACATCGGCGTGATCAACGTGCAGCTGCTCGCCCCCGCCGACGCGGCGGCCGCCGGCGCGCTGCTCTCCGCCCTCGTGCTGGTCCGCATCCCCCTGTTCGTCTTCGGCTCCCTCCAGGCGTCACTGCTGCCCGGCCTGGCCACCACCGCCACCACCGGCGACCAGGCCGGCTTCCACAGCCTGCTGCGGCGGGCGCTCGGCATCGTCACCGCGCTCGGCCTCACCGGAGCCCTCGGCGCCGTGCTGCTCGGCCCGTGGCTGGTCGGCACACTCTTCGACGCACCAGGCGTTCTCGGCCACGGCGACTTCGCCTGGTTGGCGGCCGCCACGCTCGCCTACCTGTGGGCGATGGTGCTCGGCCAGGCCCTGCTCGCCCTCGACCGGCACCGCGCCCAGGCCCTCGCCTGGACCGTCGGCGTCGCCGCCCTGATCGCCGTGACGCTGACCCCGGCTCCGGTCACCCTGCGAGTCGAGTTGGCGTACACCATCGGCTCCGTCATCGTCGCCGCCACCATGGCGACACTGCTGCTACGCGGCGGCGTCCACCGACCCACCACCCCCACCCGGCCGATCGCCGAGGCCGTCGCCCCTGCCACATCCGGAGGCCTCCGATGA
- a CDS encoding glycosyltransferase family 2 protein, giving the protein MTRPQVTAVMLAYGAEPYLVNAARAVLASTDVDIELVVVDNGCTGDGIDIVKGFPQVRVVRPEQNTGYSGGCRIGAAEATGDWLAFVNSDAVVAPDAIAKTVAVAAEPGVGAAMASIRLADTPELINTSGNPLHFTGLSWAGGNGEPATAHAVRSRVPSLSGCCFVISRQRWQELDGFAAEYFAYHEDTELSLRLWQRGLRLEYVPDAVVRHHYEFSRNDLKLYLVERNRLVTLLTAYQTRTLVVLAPMLLLTEAAMLAAALAGGWTRQKTRGWGWLWRNRSWVGARRRQLQAERTVPDGVIAELMTARVAPSNVDSPPGMGVFNAVAAGYWALARPLLQRR; this is encoded by the coding sequence ATGACCCGCCCACAGGTGACCGCCGTCATGCTCGCCTACGGCGCCGAGCCGTACCTGGTCAACGCCGCCCGAGCGGTCCTGGCCAGCACCGACGTCGACATCGAGCTCGTCGTCGTCGACAACGGTTGCACCGGCGACGGCATCGACATCGTCAAGGGCTTCCCCCAGGTCCGGGTGGTCCGCCCCGAACAGAACACCGGCTACTCCGGCGGCTGCCGGATCGGCGCCGCCGAGGCCACCGGAGACTGGCTCGCCTTCGTCAACTCCGACGCCGTCGTCGCCCCCGACGCCATCGCCAAGACGGTGGCGGTCGCCGCCGAACCGGGCGTCGGTGCCGCCATGGCCTCCATCCGGCTCGCCGACACTCCCGAGCTGATCAACACCTCCGGCAACCCACTGCACTTCACCGGGCTGTCCTGGGCCGGCGGCAACGGCGAGCCGGCCACCGCCCACGCCGTACGCAGCAGGGTGCCGTCGCTCAGCGGCTGCTGCTTCGTGATCAGCCGCCAGCGTTGGCAGGAACTCGACGGCTTCGCCGCCGAGTACTTCGCCTACCACGAGGACACCGAGCTGAGCCTGCGGCTCTGGCAACGCGGCCTGCGCCTGGAGTACGTACCCGACGCCGTCGTGCGCCACCACTACGAGTTCTCCCGCAACGACCTCAAGCTCTACCTGGTGGAACGCAACCGGCTGGTCACCCTGCTCACGGCGTACCAGACCCGGACGCTGGTGGTGCTCGCCCCGATGCTGCTGCTCACCGAAGCCGCCATGCTCGCCGCCGCGCTCGCCGGCGGTTGGACCCGGCAGAAGACCCGCGGCTGGGGTTGGCTGTGGCGCAACCGGTCCTGGGTCGGCGCCCGCCGCCGTCAACTCCAGGCCGAACGCACAGTGCCCGACGGGGTGATCGCCGAGCTGATGACCGCCCGGGTCGCCCCCTCGAACGTCGACTCGCCGCCCGGCATGGGCGTGTTCAACGCCGTCGCCGCCGGCTACTGGGCCCTCGCGCGGCCCCTGCTCCAGCGCCGCTGA